One genomic segment of Spirochaetae bacterium HGW-Spirochaetae-1 includes these proteins:
- a CDS encoding site-specific tyrosine recombinase XerD: protein MKETQAISRFKRFLQVEKGLSPNSIYSYTYDLKKFSEYLTSQNKDILAATQEDVQQFLKFEKTKKKNSTRTLARSLAAIRQFYNFLSDTEVNIDNPTTKIESPHIEKTLPDFLTIKEVDKLFSSISEEDPYELRDKTIFELLYSSGLRISEAVDLEIDEMDFENSFLSIIGKGDKERIVPVNEEAKRLLLKYLRDSRQDILGTRESEYLFVSKKGSKLNRKSVWRLLKNYVVRTKITKNITPHTLRHSFATHLIENGADLRSVQELLGHMDISTTQVYTHLAKEKLQKIHKQYHPKG from the coding sequence GTGAAAGAAACGCAGGCAATAAGTAGATTTAAAAGGTTTTTACAGGTAGAAAAGGGTCTCTCTCCCAATTCGATCTATTCGTATACCTATGATCTTAAAAAGTTCAGTGAATATCTGACGTCACAAAACAAAGATATATTGGCGGCAACACAGGAAGATGTTCAGCAGTTTTTAAAGTTTGAGAAAACAAAAAAGAAAAACTCGACCAGAACCCTGGCCAGATCGCTTGCAGCTATAAGGCAGTTTTATAACTTTCTGTCCGATACTGAGGTGAATATTGATAATCCTACTACTAAGATTGAATCTCCCCATATAGAGAAGACGCTTCCGGATTTTCTTACAATTAAAGAAGTAGATAAGTTATTCAGCTCCATATCCGAAGAAGATCCTTATGAATTGCGTGATAAAACCATATTTGAATTACTGTATTCATCGGGACTGCGCATAAGTGAAGCAGTAGACCTGGAAATTGACGAAATGGATTTTGAAAATTCTTTTCTGAGTATTATCGGGAAAGGGGACAAGGAACGTATCGTTCCGGTAAATGAAGAAGCTAAAAGACTGCTCCTGAAATATCTCAGGGATTCAAGACAGGACATTCTCGGTACCCGCGAGAGTGAGTATCTTTTTGTAAGCAAAAAAGGCTCAAAGCTGAACAGGAAGTCGGTGTGGAGGCTTCTTAAGAATTACGTTGTAAGAACTAAAATAACAAAGAATATCACACCGCATACGTTGCGTCATTCTTTTGCCACTCATTTAATAGAAAATGGTGCTGATCTGAGATCTGTCCAGGAATTGCTGGGACACATGGATATTTCGACCACGCAGGTATACACACATCTTGCAAAAGAAAAATTGCAAAAGATACACAAGCAGTACCATCCGAAGGGATAA